Proteins from one Devosia chinhatensis genomic window:
- a CDS encoding TAXI family TRAP transporter solute-binding subunit yields MTKQFIVSAIAGVALMGSALPTIAQQQFITIGTGGVTGVYYAAGGAICRLMNETRAEHGFRCSVESTAASVYNLNAIRQGELDFGVTQTDVMFHAVNGEVAFAEQGAWDGMRSVFSLHPEPFTLLARADAGIETFEDLAGKRVNIGAPGSGTQTSMDIILDAAGMSRDDFALTSELRPDEHGPALCDNQIDAFIYGVGHPSANIADPTTTCGAQLVALQGDYIDGLVSEYPYYASVTIPGGTYANNEGDTATFGVLAALAVSEDTPDDAVYALVSSVFENFDTFKSLHPALANLTEQAMVSDGLSAPLHPGAERYYQERGWL; encoded by the coding sequence ATGACAAAGCAGTTCATTGTCTCTGCCATTGCGGGTGTCGCCCTTATGGGCAGTGCGCTTCCCACGATTGCACAGCAGCAGTTCATTACTATCGGAACGGGCGGCGTAACGGGTGTTTATTATGCCGCCGGTGGCGCAATCTGCCGTCTTATGAATGAAACCCGCGCCGAGCATGGCTTTCGGTGCTCGGTCGAGTCGACTGCTGCTTCCGTTTACAACCTCAACGCCATCCGCCAGGGCGAGCTCGACTTCGGCGTGACGCAGACGGACGTGATGTTCCATGCCGTCAACGGCGAAGTTGCTTTCGCCGAGCAGGGCGCCTGGGACGGCATGCGTTCGGTCTTCTCGCTCCATCCCGAACCCTTCACCCTCCTCGCTCGCGCCGATGCCGGCATCGAGACCTTCGAGGACCTGGCTGGCAAGCGCGTCAATATCGGTGCGCCCGGCTCGGGTACCCAGACCTCGATGGACATCATCCTCGATGCAGCCGGCATGTCCCGCGACGACTTCGCGCTGACCTCCGAACTGCGCCCCGATGAGCATGGGCCGGCCCTCTGCGACAACCAGATCGATGCCTTCATCTATGGCGTGGGCCACCCCTCTGCCAATATTGCCGACCCGACCACGACCTGCGGTGCGCAGCTCGTCGCGCTTCAGGGCGATTACATCGACGGCCTGGTGAGCGAATATCCCTATTACGCCAGCGTCACCATTCCGGGCGGCACCTATGCCAACAACGAAGGCGACACCGCCACCTTCGGCGTGCTGGCGGCCCTGGCCGTGTCCGAAGACACCCCTGACGACGCCGTCTATGCTCTGGTGAGCTCGGTGTTTGAGAACTTCGACACCTTCAAGTCCCTGCATCCGGCCCTGGCCAATCTGACCGAGCAGGCCATGGTCTCCGATGGTCTCTCCGCGCCGCTGCATCCGGGCGCCGAGCGTTATTACCAGGAGCGCGGCTGGCTCTAA
- a CDS encoding TRAP transporter permease codes for MPDQHKPATASSDVPDREELARLVAEADTGGREPRSKAARTVLYLTALAWALFQLWYASPLPFQLRIGVFNATEARAIHLAFALFLVFAAYPATKKAPRDYVPWYEWMLGLVAAGCSLYIFLFQADLARRPGLPTTLDIVVAVIGVVMLLEAARRSLGVALPIVGILFLCYAFFGPYLPDLIAHRGASVPRAATQYWLTSEGVFGVALGVSTAFVFLFVLFGALLERAGAGNYFIKVAFAMLGHFRGGPAKAAVLGSAATGIISGSSVANVVTTGTFTIPLMKRVGYPPVKAGAIEVSSSVNGQILPPVMGAAAFLIAEYVGIPYSEVVRHAIIPALLTYISLFYVVDIEARKFNLQGLPRKRYRSTLMSMALFGMTAAAFVIFCWVVGFALGWTRDVFGAGASWAVGIGTILLYLGLLAARSRFPDLADEDPNNPDLILPDTAKVAPTGIHYILPVFILVWCLMVEQLSPGLSAFYGTCALIILVVTQKPLIALFRGQRQVMEALRSGVVDLFEGLVTGSRNMVTIAIATAAAGIIVGTVALTGIGLVMTEIVISVSGGNLLVMLLMTAVICMVLGLGMPTTANYVVVATLIAPVIVEVASLNGLAVALVAVHLYVFYFGLMADVTPPVGLASFAASAISRADPVRTGVQAFRYEMRTAILPLIFIFNHQLLMIGVTSWWGLALTVSMSLIGMLMFVSVTQQIFITRSRVWESAMLLAACFMLFVPGQVMDRIIPAMVSAPASEIEQRAAAVPAGEFLTVEFSGIDISGNDYTRLVRLPMGEAGDGATRLSNAGVQVIEFGGQAQVTNVRFRSQAERLGVTIGDTVSAVMVRNPDRPPQELVFIPGLLLIGAVAALQWRRRQWDQPGMPKKQQAMA; via the coding sequence ATGCCCGACCAGCATAAGCCTGCCACAGCATCCAGTGATGTCCCTGACCGCGAAGAACTGGCGCGTCTCGTTGCCGAAGCCGATACCGGTGGGCGTGAACCCCGCAGCAAGGCCGCGCGGACGGTGCTCTACCTCACCGCGCTCGCCTGGGCGCTGTTCCAGCTCTGGTACGCTTCGCCCCTGCCCTTCCAGCTGCGCATCGGCGTCTTCAACGCCACCGAGGCACGCGCCATTCATCTGGCTTTTGCACTCTTTCTGGTTTTCGCCGCCTATCCGGCGACCAAAAAGGCTCCACGTGATTATGTGCCCTGGTACGAATGGATGCTGGGCCTAGTGGCAGCCGGCTGCTCGCTCTATATTTTTCTCTTCCAGGCCGATCTCGCCCGGCGCCCGGGCCTGCCCACCACGCTCGATATTGTCGTGGCTGTCATCGGCGTCGTCATGCTGCTCGAAGCCGCGCGTCGCTCTCTGGGCGTGGCGCTGCCCATCGTCGGCATCCTGTTCCTCTGCTACGCCTTTTTCGGCCCCTACCTGCCGGACCTGATCGCCCATCGCGGCGCCTCCGTCCCCCGCGCCGCCACCCAGTACTGGCTGACCTCCGAAGGCGTGTTCGGCGTCGCCCTTGGCGTATCGACGGCCTTCGTCTTTCTCTTCGTGCTGTTTGGCGCGTTGCTGGAGCGTGCCGGCGCCGGCAATTATTTCATCAAGGTCGCCTTCGCCATGCTCGGCCATTTCCGCGGCGGACCGGCAAAGGCCGCCGTGCTCGGCTCGGCCGCAACAGGCATCATTTCGGGCTCTTCCGTCGCCAATGTCGTGACCACCGGCACCTTCACCATTCCCTTGATGAAGCGGGTGGGCTATCCCCCGGTAAAGGCCGGCGCCATCGAGGTCTCCTCTTCGGTCAATGGACAGATCCTGCCGCCCGTCATGGGCGCGGCGGCCTTCCTGATCGCCGAATATGTCGGCATTCCCTATTCCGAAGTGGTCCGCCACGCGATCATTCCGGCGCTCCTCACCTATATCTCGCTGTTCTACGTCGTCGACATCGAGGCGCGGAAATTCAACCTGCAGGGGCTTCCCCGCAAGCGCTACCGCTCCACGCTGATGAGCATGGCCCTGTTCGGCATGACCGCGGCCGCCTTCGTCATCTTCTGCTGGGTGGTCGGCTTTGCCCTCGGCTGGACGCGGGACGTCTTCGGCGCCGGCGCCAGCTGGGCGGTCGGCATCGGCACCATCCTGCTCTATCTCGGCCTTCTGGCCGCCCGGTCGCGCTTTCCTGATCTGGCCGACGAAGACCCCAACAATCCCGACCTCATCCTGCCCGACACCGCCAAGGTCGCGCCCACCGGCATTCACTATATCCTGCCGGTCTTCATCTTGGTCTGGTGCCTCATGGTCGAGCAGCTGTCACCCGGGCTCTCGGCCTTTTATGGCACCTGCGCGCTCATCATCCTGGTCGTCACCCAGAAGCCGCTGATCGCCCTGTTCCGCGGTCAGAGACAGGTCATGGAGGCCTTGCGCTCGGGCGTGGTCGACCTCTTCGAAGGCCTTGTCACCGGCTCGCGCAACATGGTCACCATCGCCATTGCTACCGCCGCCGCAGGCATCATCGTCGGCACCGTCGCCCTGACCGGCATCGGTCTGGTGATGACCGAAATCGTCATCTCGGTCTCGGGCGGCAATTTGCTGGTCATGTTGCTGATGACGGCCGTCATCTGCATGGTGCTGGGCCTGGGCATGCCGACAACGGCCAATTACGTCGTCGTCGCCACGCTCATCGCCCCGGTGATCGTCGAAGTGGCCTCGCTCAACGGTCTCGCCGTGGCCCTGGTCGCGGTCCATCTCTACGTGTTCTATTTCGGCCTCATGGCCGATGTGACGCCGCCGGTGGGCCTGGCCTCGTTTGCTGCCTCGGCCATTTCGCGCGCCGACCCGGTGCGCACCGGCGTCCAGGCCTTCCGCTATGAAATGCGGACCGCCATCCTGCCGCTGATCTTCATCTTCAACCACCAATTGCTGATGATTGGCGTCACCTCGTGGTGGGGATTGGCGCTGACGGTCTCGATGTCCTTGATCGGCATGCTGATGTTCGTATCTGTGACCCAGCAGATCTTCATTACCCGCAGCCGCGTCTGGGAAAGTGCGATGCTGCTGGCTGCCTGCTTCATGCTGTTCGTCCCCGGCCAGGTCATGGATCGCATCATCCCTGCCATGGTCAGTGCCCCGGCCTCCGAGATCGAGCAGCGCGCCGCCGCTGTTCCGGCCGGTGAATTCCTCACGGTCGAATTCTCAGGCATCGATATCTCGGGCAATGATTATACCCGGCTGGTGCGCCTGCCCATGGGCGAAGCGGGCGATGGCGCGACGCGCCTGTCCAATGCCGGCGTTCAGGTCATCGAATTCGGCGGCCAGGCACAGGTCACCAATGTCCGCTTCCGCAGTCAGGCGGAACGCCTGGGTGTCACCATTGGCGACACTGTTTCCGCTGTCATGGTCCGCAATCCCGACCGGCCGCCGCAGGAACTGGTCTTCATCCCGGGCCTGTTGCTGATCGGTGCCGTTGCCGCCCTGCAATGGCGCCGAAGGCAGTGGGACCAACCCGGCATGCCCAAAAAGCAACAGGCCATGGCCTGA